From a region of the Rhinolophus sinicus isolate RSC01 linkage group LG04, ASM3656204v1, whole genome shotgun sequence genome:
- the AQP7 gene encoding aquaporin-7 isoform X2 yields the protein MTEAKRKRWMVSSPVVVRAQAILRKELVREFLAELISTYVMMVFGLGAVAHMVLGDKFGSFLGVNLGFGFGVTMGVHIAGKISGAHMNAAVTFTNCALGRMPWKKFPVYVLGQFLGSFLAAATIYGLFYTAIFNYSDGQLTVIGPTATASIFATYLPDHMTLWRGFLDEVLLTGLLQLCLFAITDKRNNPAQQGTQAVVIGLLVVIIGVSLGVNSGYAINPSRDLPPRFFTFIAGWGFQVFRVQDWWWVPVVAPPLGAYLGGIIYLVFIGSTIPQEPQILENPMEYEDCKIRVLPTTMPPQVEISSLTPVSVSNDNRPSVWPVTPLRDSIHIEQF from the exons ATGACTGAAGCAAAAAGGAAGAGGTG GATGGTCTCCTCGCCTGTGGTAGTACGGGCCCAGGCAATACTGCGGAAGGAATTGGTGCGCGAGTTCCTGGCCGAGCTCATCAGCACGTATGTCATGATG GTGTTTGGCCTTGGAGCCGTGGCCCATATGGTCCTAGGAGATAAATTCGGCAGCTTCCTTGGTGTCAACTTGGGTTTTGGCTTCGGAGTCACCATGGGAGTGCACATTGCAGGGAAAATCTCTG GGGCCCACATGAATGCGGCCGTGACCTTCACCAACTGTGCACTAGGCCGCATGCCCTGGAAGAAGTTTCCTGTGTATGTACTGGGTCAGTTCCTGGGTTCCTTTCTGGCTGCTGCCACCATCTACGGCCTCTTCTACA CGGCCATTTTCAACTACTCAGATGGACAGCTGACAGTGATTGGTCCTACAGCCACCGCTAGCATTTTTGCCACCTATCTTCCTGACCACATGACATTGTGGAGGGGCTTCCTGGATGAG GTGTTACTTACGGGGCTGCTCCAGCTGTGTCTGTTCGCCATCACGGACAAGAGAAACAACCCAGCACAGCAAGGGACACAGGCCGTGGTGATCGGCCTCCTTGTTGTCATCATTGGAGTGTCTCTGGGCGTGAACTCAGGATATGCTATCAACCCATCCCGGGACCTGCCTCCCCGCTTCTTCACCTTTATTGCTGGCTGGGGCTTCCAGGTCTTCAG GGTCCAGGACTGGTGGTGGGTGCCAGTGGTGGCACCGCCTCTGGGTGCCTACTTAGGTGGGATCATCTACTTGGTCTTCATTGGCTCCACCATCCCACAGGAGCCCCAGATATTGGAGAACCCCATGGAGTATGAAGACTGCAAAATACGTGTGTTGCCTACAACCATGCCTCCCCAAGTGGAGATTTCTTCCCTTACACCTGTCTCTGTGTCCAACGACAACAGACCTTCAGTCTGGCCTGTCACACCCTTACGTGACTCCATCCACATAGAGCAATTCTAA
- the AQP7 gene encoding aquaporin-7 isoform X3: MGSKRTCLTSAHGLRLLLQVPLQFQDGLLACGSTGPGNTAEGIGARVPGRAHQHVCHDGAHMNAAVTFTNCALGRMPWKKFPVYVLGQFLGSFLAAATIYGLFYTAIFNYSDGQLTVIGPTATASIFATYLPDHMTLWRGFLDEVLLTGLLQLCLFAITDKRNNPAQQGTQAVVIGLLVVIIGVSLGVNSGYAINPSRDLPPRFFTFIAGWGFQVFRVQDWWWVPVVAPPLGAYLGGIIYLVFIGSTIPQEPQILENPMEYEDCKIRVLPTTMPPQVEISSLTPVSVSNDNRPSVWPVTPLRDSIHIEQF, from the exons ATGGGCAGCAAGCGCACCTGTCTCACTTCTGCCCATGGGCTCAGGCTGCTGCTTCAGGTCCCCCTGCAATTCCAGGATGGTCTCCTCGCCTGTGGTAGTACGGGCCCAGGCAATACTGCGGAAGGAATTGGTGCGCGAGTTCCTGGCCGAGCTCATCAGCACGTATGTCATGATG GGGCCCACATGAATGCGGCCGTGACCTTCACCAACTGTGCACTAGGCCGCATGCCCTGGAAGAAGTTTCCTGTGTATGTACTGGGTCAGTTCCTGGGTTCCTTTCTGGCTGCTGCCACCATCTACGGCCTCTTCTACA CGGCCATTTTCAACTACTCAGATGGACAGCTGACAGTGATTGGTCCTACAGCCACCGCTAGCATTTTTGCCACCTATCTTCCTGACCACATGACATTGTGGAGGGGCTTCCTGGATGAG GTGTTACTTACGGGGCTGCTCCAGCTGTGTCTGTTCGCCATCACGGACAAGAGAAACAACCCAGCACAGCAAGGGACACAGGCCGTGGTGATCGGCCTCCTTGTTGTCATCATTGGAGTGTCTCTGGGCGTGAACTCAGGATATGCTATCAACCCATCCCGGGACCTGCCTCCCCGCTTCTTCACCTTTATTGCTGGCTGGGGCTTCCAGGTCTTCAG GGTCCAGGACTGGTGGTGGGTGCCAGTGGTGGCACCGCCTCTGGGTGCCTACTTAGGTGGGATCATCTACTTGGTCTTCATTGGCTCCACCATCCCACAGGAGCCCCAGATATTGGAGAACCCCATGGAGTATGAAGACTGCAAAATACGTGTGTTGCCTACAACCATGCCTCCCCAAGTGGAGATTTCTTCCCTTACACCTGTCTCTGTGTCCAACGACAACAGACCTTCAGTCTGGCCTGTCACACCCTTACGTGACTCCATCCACATAGAGCAATTCTAA
- the AQP7 gene encoding aquaporin-7 isoform X1 has translation MGSGCCFRSPCNSRMVSSPVVVRAQAILRKELVREFLAELISTYVMMVFGLGAVAHMVLGDKFGSFLGVNLGFGFGVTMGVHIAGKISGAHMNAAVTFTNCALGRMPWKKFPVYVLGQFLGSFLAAATIYGLFYTAIFNYSDGQLTVIGPTATASIFATYLPDHMTLWRGFLDEVLLTGLLQLCLFAITDKRNNPAQQGTQAVVIGLLVVIIGVSLGVNSGYAINPSRDLPPRFFTFIAGWGFQVFRVQDWWWVPVVAPPLGAYLGGIIYLVFIGSTIPQEPQILENPMEYEDCKIRVLPTTMPPQVEISSLTPVSVSNDNRPSVWPVTPLRDSIHIEQF, from the exons ATGGGCTCAGGCTGCTGCTTCAGGTCCCCCTGCAATTCCAGGATGGTCTCCTCGCCTGTGGTAGTACGGGCCCAGGCAATACTGCGGAAGGAATTGGTGCGCGAGTTCCTGGCCGAGCTCATCAGCACGTATGTCATGATG GTGTTTGGCCTTGGAGCCGTGGCCCATATGGTCCTAGGAGATAAATTCGGCAGCTTCCTTGGTGTCAACTTGGGTTTTGGCTTCGGAGTCACCATGGGAGTGCACATTGCAGGGAAAATCTCTG GGGCCCACATGAATGCGGCCGTGACCTTCACCAACTGTGCACTAGGCCGCATGCCCTGGAAGAAGTTTCCTGTGTATGTACTGGGTCAGTTCCTGGGTTCCTTTCTGGCTGCTGCCACCATCTACGGCCTCTTCTACA CGGCCATTTTCAACTACTCAGATGGACAGCTGACAGTGATTGGTCCTACAGCCACCGCTAGCATTTTTGCCACCTATCTTCCTGACCACATGACATTGTGGAGGGGCTTCCTGGATGAG GTGTTACTTACGGGGCTGCTCCAGCTGTGTCTGTTCGCCATCACGGACAAGAGAAACAACCCAGCACAGCAAGGGACACAGGCCGTGGTGATCGGCCTCCTTGTTGTCATCATTGGAGTGTCTCTGGGCGTGAACTCAGGATATGCTATCAACCCATCCCGGGACCTGCCTCCCCGCTTCTTCACCTTTATTGCTGGCTGGGGCTTCCAGGTCTTCAG GGTCCAGGACTGGTGGTGGGTGCCAGTGGTGGCACCGCCTCTGGGTGCCTACTTAGGTGGGATCATCTACTTGGTCTTCATTGGCTCCACCATCCCACAGGAGCCCCAGATATTGGAGAACCCCATGGAGTATGAAGACTGCAAAATACGTGTGTTGCCTACAACCATGCCTCCCCAAGTGGAGATTTCTTCCCTTACACCTGTCTCTGTGTCCAACGACAACAGACCTTCAGTCTGGCCTGTCACACCCTTACGTGACTCCATCCACATAGAGCAATTCTAA
- the AQP7 gene encoding aquaporin-7 isoform X4 — translation MGSGCCFRSPCNSRMVSSPVVVRAQAILRKELVREFLAELISTYVMMVFGLGAVAHMVLGDKFGSFLGVNLGFGFGVTMGVHIAGKISGAHMNAAVTFTNCALGRMPWKKFPVYVLGQFLGSFLAAATIYGLFYTAIFNYSDGQLTVIGPTATASIFATYLPDHMTLWRGFLDEVLLTGLLQLCLFAITDKRNNPAQQGTQAVVIGLLVVIIGVSLGVNSGYAINPSRDLPPRFFTFIAGWGFQVFRWDHLLGLHWLHHPTGAPDIGEPHGV, via the exons ATGGGCTCAGGCTGCTGCTTCAGGTCCCCCTGCAATTCCAGGATGGTCTCCTCGCCTGTGGTAGTACGGGCCCAGGCAATACTGCGGAAGGAATTGGTGCGCGAGTTCCTGGCCGAGCTCATCAGCACGTATGTCATGATG GTGTTTGGCCTTGGAGCCGTGGCCCATATGGTCCTAGGAGATAAATTCGGCAGCTTCCTTGGTGTCAACTTGGGTTTTGGCTTCGGAGTCACCATGGGAGTGCACATTGCAGGGAAAATCTCTG GGGCCCACATGAATGCGGCCGTGACCTTCACCAACTGTGCACTAGGCCGCATGCCCTGGAAGAAGTTTCCTGTGTATGTACTGGGTCAGTTCCTGGGTTCCTTTCTGGCTGCTGCCACCATCTACGGCCTCTTCTACA CGGCCATTTTCAACTACTCAGATGGACAGCTGACAGTGATTGGTCCTACAGCCACCGCTAGCATTTTTGCCACCTATCTTCCTGACCACATGACATTGTGGAGGGGCTTCCTGGATGAG GTGTTACTTACGGGGCTGCTCCAGCTGTGTCTGTTCGCCATCACGGACAAGAGAAACAACCCAGCACAGCAAGGGACACAGGCCGTGGTGATCGGCCTCCTTGTTGTCATCATTGGAGTGTCTCTGGGCGTGAACTCAGGATATGCTATCAACCCATCCCGGGACCTGCCTCCCCGCTTCTTCACCTTTATTGCTGGCTGGGGCTTCCAGGTCTTCAG GTGGGATCATCTACTTGGTCTTCATTGGCTCCACCATCCCACAGGAGCCCCAGATATTGGAGAACCCCATGGAGTATGA